From Oscillospiraceae bacterium CM, a single genomic window includes:
- a CDS encoding Flp family type IVb pilin, with protein sequence MKNIINWLGKEESGQGMVEYGLIIAGIAIVVMVAIFALGPQISALFTQVGTALSGG encoded by the coding sequence ATGAAAAATATTATCAATTGGCTGGGAAAAGAAGAAAGCGGGCAGGGCATGGTCGAATACGGACTGATTATTGCCGGAATCGCTATTGTTGTCATGGTTGCTATTTTCGCGTTGGGCCCGCAAATCAGCGCTCTCTTCACCCAGGTTGGCACCGCGCTTTCCGGCGGCTAA